A single Pseudomonas brassicacearum DNA region contains:
- the lipA gene encoding lipoyl synthase, producing the protein MTTDAVQTIIPTQDVTERPAPRAKVEAGVKLRGAEKVARIPVKIIPTTELPKKPDWIRVRIPVSPEVDRIKALLRKHKLHSVCEEASCPNLGECFSGGTATFMIMGDICTRRCPFCDVGHGRPKPLDTNEPESLAIAIADLKLKYVVITSVDRDDLRDGGAQHFADCIREIRKLSPNVQLETLVPDYRGRMDIALEITAAEPPDVFNHNLETVPRLYKAARPGSDYQWSLTLLQRFKQMMPHIPTKSGLMLGLGETDEEVIEVMKRMREHDIDMLTLGQYLQPSRSHLPVQRFVHPDTFAWFAEEGYKMGFKNVASGPLVRSSYHADEQAKLVKAELLGS; encoded by the coding sequence ATGACTACTGATGCAGTGCAAACCATTATCCCGACACAGGACGTCACCGAGCGTCCGGCCCCACGTGCCAAGGTAGAAGCCGGCGTCAAGCTGCGCGGCGCCGAGAAGGTTGCACGCATCCCGGTCAAGATCATCCCGACCACCGAATTGCCGAAGAAGCCTGACTGGATCCGCGTGCGCATCCCGGTGTCCCCGGAAGTCGATCGGATCAAGGCCCTGCTGCGCAAGCACAAGCTGCACAGCGTCTGCGAAGAAGCCTCCTGCCCGAACCTGGGCGAGTGCTTCTCCGGTGGCACCGCCACGTTCATGATCATGGGCGACATCTGCACCCGTCGCTGCCCATTCTGTGACGTCGGCCACGGCCGTCCGAAGCCGCTGGACACCAACGAGCCGGAAAGCCTGGCCATCGCCATCGCCGACCTGAAGCTCAAGTACGTGGTCATCACCTCGGTGGACCGCGACGACTTGCGTGACGGCGGTGCCCAGCACTTTGCCGACTGCATCCGCGAGATCCGCAAGCTGTCGCCGAACGTCCAGCTGGAAACCCTGGTGCCCGATTACCGTGGCCGCATGGACATCGCCCTGGAAATCACCGCCGCCGAGCCACCGGATGTGTTCAACCACAACCTGGAAACCGTGCCGCGCCTGTACAAGGCCGCGCGCCCGGGTTCGGACTACCAGTGGTCGTTGACCTTGCTGCAACGCTTCAAGCAGATGATGCCGCACATTCCGACCAAGTCCGGCTTGATGCTGGGCCTGGGGGAAACTGACGAGGAAGTCATCGAGGTCATGAAGCGCATGCGTGAGCATGACATCGATATGCTGACCCTGGGCCAGTACCTGCAGCCTTCGCGTAGCCACCTGCCGGTGCAGCGTTTTGTGCATCCGGATACCTTTGCCTGGTTTGCTGAGGAGGGGTACAAGATGGGGTTCAAGAACGTGGCTTCGGGGCCTTTGGTGCGGTCTTCGTATCATGCGGATGAGCAGGCTAAGTTGGTCAAGGCTGAGCTGCTCGGGTCCTGA
- the lipB gene encoding lipoyl(octanoyl) transferase LipB, with protein sequence MPGTLGFRELGTMAYEPVWHAMQRFTNERGNTAGDEVWLVEHPPVFTQGQAGKAEHLLLPGDIPVVKVDRGGQVTYHGPGQLVAYLLLDVRKLGFGVRELVTRMETCLIELLASYGVTAAAKPDAPGVYVDGAKIASLGLRIRHGCSFHGLALNVDMDLAPFRRINPCGYAGLAMTQLSEHAGSIEFAEVSARLRAQLVKHLDYAEQTTLTGGID encoded by the coding sequence ATGCCGGGCACGCTGGGCTTTCGCGAGCTGGGCACGATGGCTTACGAGCCGGTCTGGCATGCCATGCAACGTTTCACGAACGAACGCGGCAACACCGCCGGCGATGAAGTCTGGCTGGTGGAACACCCGCCGGTATTCACCCAGGGCCAGGCCGGCAAGGCCGAGCACCTGCTGCTGCCGGGGGATATCCCGGTGGTGAAGGTCGACCGGGGCGGGCAGGTGACCTACCATGGCCCTGGTCAACTGGTTGCCTATCTGTTGCTGGATGTGCGCAAGCTGGGGTTTGGCGTGCGCGAGCTGGTCACCCGCATGGAGACATGCCTGATCGAGCTGCTGGCCAGCTACGGTGTGACGGCGGCGGCCAAGCCCGATGCGCCGGGTGTCTATGTCGACGGGGCGAAAATCGCCTCATTGGGATTGCGAATCCGCCACGGCTGTTCGTTTCATGGCCTGGCGCTGAACGTGGACATGGACCTTGCGCCATTTCGACGGATTAATCCCTGTGGCTACGCGGGACTGGCGATGACCCAGTTGAGCGAGCATGCAGGATCGATTGAATTTGCCGAGGTAAGTGCCCGGCTGCGCGCGCAGCTCGTCAAACACCTCGACTATGCTGAGCAGACGACCCTCACGGGCGGAATCGACTGA
- a CDS encoding DUF493 domain-containing protein: MTDSEVKAPKIEFPCADYPIKVIGDTGVGFKDRIIAILEKHATVDHETLAERQSTNGKYTTIQLHIIATGQEQLYDINSELRATGFVHMVL; this comes from the coding sequence ATGACAGACTCTGAAGTAAAAGCGCCAAAGATCGAATTCCCCTGCGCGGATTATCCGATCAAGGTAATCGGCGACACCGGCGTGGGTTTCAAGGACCGGATCATCGCGATCCTTGAAAAACATGCCACCGTTGACCACGAGACCCTGGCCGAGCGCCAGAGTACCAACGGCAAGTACACGACGATTCAGTTGCACATCATCGCCACCGGCCAGGAACAGCTCTACGACATCAACAGCGAGCTGCGCGCGACCGGTTTCGTGCACATGGTGTTGTGA
- a CDS encoding D-alanyl-D-alanine carboxypeptidase family protein, giving the protein MNITTFAKRLCLLVPLLLSPAAFAVEMMPAPPQLAAKSFVLMDASSGEVLVENNGDQRLPPASLTKLMTAYIATLEIRRGQIGESDPVTVSENAWRTGGSRMFIKVGSQVSVSDLLHGIIIQSGNDASVALAEHIAGSEDAFADMMNKTVADLGMTNSHFMNPTGLPNPEHYSSAHDMAILARAIIHEDPAHYAIYSQKEFFWNGIKQPNRNLLLWRDKTVDGLKTGHTEEAGYCMVSSAVRDGMRLIAVVFGTNSEVARAAETQKLLTYGFRFFETQTFYQKGTELAQAQVWKGTTNQVKAGLAQDLTLTLPKGQLKKLAASMTMNPQLTAPIAKGDVIGKVEVKLDDKVVHSADLIALDAVEEGGIFRRMWDSIRLFFYGLFN; this is encoded by the coding sequence ATGAACATCACCACCTTTGCCAAACGCCTTTGCCTGCTAGTCCCGCTGCTTCTCTCACCGGCCGCGTTCGCGGTCGAGATGATGCCAGCGCCCCCTCAATTGGCCGCCAAATCCTTTGTGCTCATGGATGCCAGCAGCGGCGAGGTCCTGGTAGAGAACAACGGTGACCAGCGCCTGCCACCGGCCAGCCTGACCAAGCTGATGACCGCCTACATCGCCACCCTGGAAATCCGTCGTGGCCAGATCGGTGAAAGCGATCCGGTGACCGTCAGCGAAAACGCCTGGCGCACCGGCGGTTCGCGGATGTTCATCAAGGTCGGTTCGCAAGTGTCCGTCAGCGACCTGCTGCACGGCATCATCATCCAGTCCGGCAACGACGCCAGCGTCGCCCTGGCCGAGCACATCGCCGGCAGCGAAGATGCGTTCGCCGACATGATGAACAAAACCGTGGCCGACCTGGGCATGACCAACAGCCACTTCATGAACCCCACCGGCCTGCCGAACCCTGAGCACTATTCGTCGGCTCACGACATGGCGATCCTGGCCCGGGCAATCATTCATGAAGACCCGGCGCACTACGCCATCTACTCCCAGAAGGAATTTTTCTGGAACGGTATCAAGCAGCCTAACCGCAACCTGCTGCTGTGGCGCGACAAGACCGTCGATGGCCTGAAGACCGGCCACACCGAAGAGGCCGGCTATTGCATGGTGTCTTCGGCTGTCCGTGACGGCATGCGCCTGATCGCCGTCGTTTTCGGTACCAACAGCGAAGTGGCCCGTGCCGCCGAGACCCAGAAGCTGTTGACCTACGGTTTCCGTTTCTTCGAAACCCAGACCTTCTACCAGAAGGGCACCGAACTGGCCCAGGCCCAGGTCTGGAAAGGCACCACCAATCAGGTCAAGGCCGGCCTGGCCCAGGACCTGACCTTGACCTTGCCTAAAGGCCAGCTCAAGAAGCTCGCTGCCAGCATGACCATGAACCCGCAACTGACCGCACCCATCGCCAAGGGCGACGTGATCGGTAAGGTCGAAGTCAAACTGGACGACAAAGTGGTGCACAGCGCCGACCTGATCGCTCTGGACGCGGTCGAGGAAGGTGGTATCTTCCGCCGCATGTGGGATAGCATCCGTCTATTCTTCTACGGCTTGTTCAACTGA
- a CDS encoding septal ring lytic transglycosylase RlpA family protein: MRAMPTYLPLKAKSLKLVALAALSLLVVSCSTSRAPAQKNSTAVRATPGLDINRAHKDGAPWWDVDVSRIPDATPTLHTGPYKANPYTVLGKTYFPMADSKRYVASGTASWYGTKFHGQNTANGEVYDLYGMSAAHKTLPLPSYVRVTNLDNNKSVILRVNDRGPFYSDRIIDLSYAAAKKLGYAEIGTARVKVEGIDPQEWWAQRGRPAPLVLNEPKVAQNAAPTVTASTGRVEQWTPPAQQHAAAVVPVQLDTKKNASATASGQYLQVGAFANPDAAELLRSKLSSMVSAPVFISSIVRNQQTLHRVRLGPIGSPDEVQQVQNSVRLANLGSPSLVSAE, encoded by the coding sequence ATGCGGGCAATGCCTACCTATCTACCCCTGAAAGCCAAGTCCCTCAAGCTCGTGGCGTTGGCCGCGCTGTCGTTGTTGGTCGTCAGTTGTTCGACCAGCCGCGCGCCGGCCCAGAAAAACTCCACCGCCGTGCGCGCGACGCCCGGGCTGGACATCAACCGCGCCCACAAGGATGGCGCGCCGTGGTGGGACGTGGACGTCTCGCGCATTCCCGACGCCACGCCGACCCTGCACACCGGGCCCTACAAGGCCAACCCCTACACGGTGCTGGGCAAGACCTATTTCCCGATGGCCGACTCCAAGCGCTACGTGGCCTCGGGCACGGCGTCCTGGTATGGCACCAAGTTCCACGGCCAGAACACCGCCAACGGCGAGGTGTATGACCTGTATGGCATGAGCGCGGCCCACAAGACCTTGCCGCTGCCCAGCTATGTGCGGGTGACCAACCTGGACAACAACAAGAGCGTGATCCTGCGGGTCAATGACCGTGGGCCGTTCTATTCCGACCGCATCATCGACTTGTCGTATGCGGCGGCGAAAAAACTCGGTTACGCTGAAATCGGCACTGCCCGGGTCAAGGTCGAAGGTATTGACCCGCAGGAATGGTGGGCCCAACGCGGCCGTCCGGCGCCTTTGGTGCTCAACGAGCCGAAAGTGGCGCAAAATGCCGCGCCGACCGTGACGGCGTCCACCGGTAGGGTCGAGCAGTGGACGCCACCGGCGCAGCAGCACGCGGCGGCTGTAGTGCCCGTTCAGCTCGACACAAAAAAAAACGCTTCTGCAACAGCGTCTGGCCAGTATCTGCAAGTGGGCGCGTTCGCCAACCCGGACGCTGCCGAGCTGCTGAGGTCCAAGCTCAGCTCGATGGTGAGCGCCCCGGTGTTCATCAGCTCGATCGTGCGCAACCAGCAGACACTGCATCGGGTGCGCCTGGGGCCGATCGGTTCTCCGGATGAAGTCCAGCAAGTGCAGAACAGCGTGCGCCTGGCCAATCTCGGTTCGCCGAGCCTGGTCAGCGCCGAGTAA
- the mltB gene encoding lytic murein transglycosylase B: MQAMRGWSTRYAPWIGLVGFLGGAPHAQAGEYEGSPQVAEFVGEMTRDYGFAGEQLMGVFREAERKQSILDAISRPAERVKQWSEYRPMFITEARIARGVDFWRQHEAALVRAEQEYGVPAQFIVAIIGVETFFGRNTGNFRVIDALSTLGFDYPPRAEFFRKELREFLLLAREEQVDPLTLKGSYAGAMGLPQFMPSSFRAYAVDFDDDGHINIWTNPTDAIGSVASYFKRHGWEAGQPVVSRADVRGEQVDEGLTEGIEPTKTVGELRALGWSSHDALRDDMPVTAIRLEGEQGPEYWMGLKNFYAITRYNRSVMYAMAVYQLSEELVKARGVK; encoded by the coding sequence ATGCAAGCAATGCGTGGCTGGTCGACGCGATATGCGCCGTGGATCGGCCTGGTCGGTTTCCTGGGCGGTGCGCCGCATGCCCAGGCGGGCGAATACGAAGGCTCGCCGCAGGTGGCCGAATTCGTCGGTGAGATGACCCGCGACTACGGTTTTGCCGGTGAGCAGTTGATGGGGGTGTTTCGCGAGGCCGAGCGCAAGCAGTCGATCCTTGACGCCATCTCCCGGCCCGCCGAGCGGGTCAAGCAGTGGAGCGAGTACCGGCCGATGTTCATCACCGAGGCGCGTATCGCCCGGGGCGTGGACTTCTGGCGCCAGCACGAGGCGGCCCTGGTCCGTGCCGAGCAGGAATATGGCGTGCCGGCCCAGTTCATCGTGGCCATTATTGGCGTCGAGACCTTCTTTGGCCGTAACACCGGGAATTTCCGGGTGATCGACGCGCTGTCGACCCTGGGCTTCGATTACCCGCCGCGCGCCGAATTCTTCCGCAAGGAGCTGCGCGAGTTCCTGCTGCTGGCCCGCGAAGAGCAGGTCGACCCGCTGACCCTCAAGGGTTCCTATGCCGGGGCGATGGGCCTGCCGCAATTCATGCCCAGCAGTTTTCGCGCCTACGCGGTGGACTTCGACGATGACGGCCACATCAATATCTGGACCAACCCGACCGATGCCATTGGCAGTGTTGCCAGCTATTTCAAGCGCCACGGCTGGGAAGCCGGCCAGCCGGTGGTCAGCCGGGCCGACGTGCGTGGCGAGCAGGTGGACGAGGGCCTGACCGAGGGCATCGAGCCAACGAAAACCGTCGGGGAGTTGCGGGCGTTGGGCTGGTCGAGTCATGATGCGCTGCGTGACGACATGCCAGTCACCGCGATACGCCTGGAAGGCGAACAAGGCCCCGAGTACTGGATGGGCCTGAAGAATTTCTACGCGATTACGCGTTATAACCGCAGCGTGATGTACGCCATGGCCGTATATCAACTGTCTGAAGAGCTGGTCAAAGCACGGGGCGTCAAATAA
- the rodA gene encoding rod shape-determining protein RodA yields the protein MRRRATLLQRMHIDGPLLILLLTLAAGSLFVLYSASGKNWDLLAKQATSFGIGLVSMVIIAQLEPRFMARWVPLAYVVGVCLLVVVDVMGHNAMGATRWINIPGVIRFQPSEFLKIIMPATIAWYLSKRSLPPQLKHVCISLLLIGIPFILIVRQPDLGTSLLILAGGAFVLFMGGLRWRWILSVIAAAVPVSVAMWYFVMHDYQKQRVLTFLDPESDPLGTGWNIIQSKAAIGSGGVFGKGWLMGTQSHLDFLPESHTDFIIAVMGEEFGLVGICVLLLIYLLLIGRGLVITAQAQTLFGKLLAGSLTMTFFVYVFVNIGMVSGLLPVVGVPLPFISYGGTSLVTLLSAFGVLMSIHTHRKWIAQV from the coding sequence ATGCGCCGCCGTGCCACCCTGCTGCAGCGCATGCACATCGATGGCCCGTTGCTGATCCTGCTCCTGACCCTCGCCGCAGGCAGCCTGTTCGTGCTGTATTCGGCCAGTGGCAAGAACTGGGACCTGCTGGCCAAGCAGGCCACCTCGTTTGGCATCGGCCTGGTGTCGATGGTCATCATCGCCCAGCTCGAGCCGCGCTTCATGGCGCGCTGGGTGCCACTGGCGTACGTGGTGGGGGTCTGCTTGCTGGTGGTGGTGGACGTGATGGGCCACAACGCCATGGGCGCTACCCGCTGGATCAACATCCCCGGGGTGATCCGCTTCCAGCCTTCGGAATTCCTCAAGATCATCATGCCGGCGACCATCGCCTGGTACCTGTCCAAGCGTTCCCTGCCGCCGCAGCTCAAGCATGTGTGCATCAGCCTGTTGCTGATCGGCATCCCCTTCATCCTGATCGTCCGCCAGCCGGACCTCGGCACCTCGCTGCTGATCCTGGCCGGCGGTGCCTTCGTGCTGTTCATGGGCGGGCTGCGCTGGCGCTGGATCCTCAGTGTCATCGCCGCTGCCGTGCCGGTATCGGTGGCCATGTGGTACTTCGTGATGCACGACTACCAGAAGCAGCGGGTGCTGACCTTCCTTGACCCGGAGAGCGATCCGCTGGGCACCGGCTGGAACATCATCCAGTCCAAGGCCGCCATCGGCTCCGGCGGGGTGTTCGGCAAGGGCTGGCTGATGGGCACCCAGTCGCACCTGGACTTTTTGCCGGAAAGCCATACCGATTTCATCATCGCCGTGATGGGCGAAGAGTTCGGCCTGGTGGGCATCTGCGTGCTGCTGCTGATCTATTTGCTGCTGATCGGCCGAGGGCTGGTGATCACCGCCCAGGCCCAGACGTTGTTCGGCAAGTTGCTGGCGGGCAGCCTGACCATGACATTTTTTGTTTACGTTTTCGTCAACATCGGTATGGTCAGTGGCCTGTTACCGGTCGTGGGGGTGCCGTTGCCATTCATTAGCTACGGAGGAACTTCGCTGGTGACACTACTGTCAGCGTTTGGGGTTTTGATGTCGATTCATACGCATCGCAAGTGGATCGCGCAGGTTTGA
- the mrdA gene encoding penicillin-binding protein 2, with protein sequence MPQPIRIKDHEKDARLVRGRVVFGAIAVVTLIGVLIARLYFLQVIQYEYHSTLSENNRVHVQPIPPTRGLIFDRNGVVVADNRPSFSLSMTRERSGDWRHVLDVIVEVLQLTPEDRAIFEKRMRQGRRPFEPVPILFELTEEQIALIAVNQFRLPGVEVVAQLVRHYPEGAHFAHSVGYMGRINEKELKTLDPVNYSGTHHIGKTGIERFYEPELHGQVGYEEVETNARGRVLRVLKRTDPIPGKDIVLSLDIKLQEAAEAALGGRRGAVVALDPNTGEVLAMVSQPSFDPNLFVTGISFKAYAELRDSIDRPLFNRVLRGLYPPGSTIKPAVAIAGLDSGVITASSRVYDPGYYQLPNYDHKYRNWNRTGDGYVDLETAIMRSNDTYFYDLAHKLGIDRLSTYMNKFGLGQKVSLDMFEESPGLMPSREWKRATRRQAWFPGETLILGIGQGYMQATPLQLAQATALVASKGKWYRPHLARTIEGQKPVDPNPMPDIILRNPSDWQKVNNGMQQVMHGARGTARKAAIGAQYRIAGKSGTAQVVAIKQGERYDRSKVQERHRDHALFVGFAPAENPKIVVAVMVENGESGSGVAAPVVRQVMDAWLLDEHGQLKPEFASPISAEATAREE encoded by the coding sequence ATGCCCCAGCCGATCCGCATCAAGGACCACGAAAAAGACGCCCGCCTGGTGCGGGGCCGTGTCGTGTTCGGCGCCATTGCCGTGGTGACGCTGATCGGCGTGCTGATTGCGCGCTTGTATTTTCTCCAGGTGATCCAGTACGAGTACCACTCGACCCTGTCGGAAAACAACCGGGTGCATGTGCAGCCGATTCCGCCGACCCGCGGGTTGATCTTCGACCGCAATGGCGTGGTGGTGGCGGATAACCGGCCCAGCTTCAGCCTGAGCATGACCCGCGAGCGCTCCGGCGACTGGCGGCATGTGCTCGACGTGATCGTCGAAGTGCTGCAACTGACGCCCGAGGACCGGGCGATCTTCGAGAAGCGCATGCGCCAGGGCCGGCGCCCGTTCGAGCCGGTGCCGATTCTGTTCGAGCTGACTGAAGAGCAGATCGCCCTGATCGCGGTGAACCAGTTCCGCCTGCCGGGCGTCGAGGTGGTGGCGCAGTTGGTGCGGCATTATCCCGAGGGGGCGCACTTTGCCCACTCGGTCGGCTATATGGGGCGGATCAACGAGAAAGAGCTCAAGACCCTAGATCCTGTCAATTACAGCGGTACCCACCATATCGGCAAGACCGGCATCGAGCGCTTCTACGAGCCCGAGCTGCATGGCCAGGTGGGGTACGAAGAAGTCGAGACCAACGCCCGCGGCCGCGTATTGCGAGTGCTCAAGCGTACCGACCCGATCCCCGGCAAGGACATCGTCCTGAGCCTGGACATCAAGCTGCAAGAGGCCGCCGAAGCGGCGCTGGGCGGCCGGCGCGGCGCGGTGGTGGCGCTGGACCCCAACACCGGCGAGGTGCTGGCGATGGTCAGCCAGCCGAGTTTCGACCCGAACCTGTTCGTCACTGGCATCAGCTTCAAGGCCTACGCCGAATTGCGCGATTCCATCGACCGGCCACTGTTTAACCGCGTGCTGCGCGGCCTCTATCCGCCGGGATCGACCATCAAGCCGGCCGTGGCGATTGCCGGATTGGACTCGGGTGTGATCACCGCTTCCAGCCGGGTCTACGACCCCGGTTATTACCAACTGCCGAACTACGACCACAAGTACCGCAACTGGAACCGCACCGGCGACGGTTATGTGGACCTGGAAACGGCCATCATGCGGTCCAACGACACCTACTTCTATGACCTGGCCCACAAGCTGGGGATCGATCGGTTGTCGACCTACATGAACAAGTTTGGTCTGGGGCAGAAGGTCTCCCTGGACATGTTCGAAGAATCGCCCGGGCTGATGCCGTCCCGGGAATGGAAGCGCGCCACCCGGCGCCAGGCGTGGTTCCCTGGCGAAACCCTGATCCTGGGGATCGGCCAGGGCTACATGCAGGCCACGCCCTTGCAGCTGGCCCAGGCCACGGCGTTGGTGGCCAGCAAGGGCAAGTGGTATCGCCCGCACCTGGCCAGGACCATCGAAGGCCAGAAACCGGTGGACCCGAACCCGATGCCGGACATCATCCTGCGCAATCCGTCGGACTGGCAGAAGGTCAACAACGGCATGCAGCAAGTGATGCATGGTGCCCGGGGCACCGCTCGCAAGGCGGCCATCGGCGCGCAGTACCGTATTGCCGGCAAGAGCGGTACGGCCCAGGTCGTCGCCATCAAGCAGGGCGAGAGGTACGACCGCTCCAAGGTCCAGGAACGCCACCGCGACCACGCCTTGTTCGTCGGTTTTGCGCCGGCCGAAAACCCCAAGATCGTCGTGGCGGTGATGGTCGAGAACGGTGAGTCCGGTTCCGGCGTCGCCGCGCCGGTGGTGCGCCAGGTCATGGACGCCTGGCTGTTGGATGAGCACGGCCAGCTCAAGCCCGAATTCGCAAGCCCCATCAGCGCGGAGGCTACGGCCCGTGAAGAATAA
- the rlmH gene encoding 23S rRNA (pseudouridine(1915)-N(3))-methyltransferase RlmH has translation MRLRLIAVGSRMPKWVEEGWHEYAKRLPSELALELVEIPLNTRGKNADVARFIRQEGEAMLAKVGPNERIVTLEVHGKPWSTEQLAVELDRWRLDSRTVNFMVGGPEGLAPEVCARADQRWSLSPLTLPHPLVRILIGEQLYRAWTVLSGHPYHK, from the coding sequence GTGCGACTGCGCCTGATCGCCGTCGGTTCTCGCATGCCCAAGTGGGTGGAAGAAGGTTGGCATGAATATGCCAAGCGTCTTCCGTCCGAGCTGGCCCTGGAACTGGTGGAAATTCCGCTCAACACCCGTGGCAAGAACGCCGACGTGGCGCGCTTCATCCGCCAGGAAGGCGAAGCCATGCTGGCCAAGGTCGGGCCGAACGAGCGCATCGTCACCCTCGAAGTCCACGGCAAGCCCTGGAGCACCGAGCAACTGGCGGTAGAGCTCGATCGCTGGCGGCTGGATTCGCGCACGGTCAATTTCATGGTCGGTGGCCCGGAAGGGCTGGCGCCTGAAGTCTGCGCCCGGGCCGATCAGCGCTGGTCATTGTCGCCGTTGACGTTGCCGCACCCGCTGGTGCGGATATTGATCGGCGAACAGCTGTATCGTGCCTGGACAGTCCTGTCCGGGCACCCTTACCACAAGTAA
- the rsfS gene encoding ribosome silencing factor, whose amino-acid sequence MTDKDVNKVKRKGTFKSAPLPVEAHTGVALVGEELVKVAVAALEDVKAQDIQVIDVREKQSITDYMIIATGTSNRQIGAMLDKVREAVKAQGVKPLGEEGKGDSDWVLLDMDDVIVHMMTASARQFYDLERLWAGAEQSRSASAAHHSPENPHEHFTKLNKDQQ is encoded by the coding sequence ATGACTGACAAAGACGTAAACAAAGTAAAGCGCAAAGGCACGTTCAAAAGCGCCCCGCTGCCGGTAGAGGCCCACACTGGCGTGGCACTGGTCGGCGAAGAGCTGGTCAAGGTGGCCGTGGCGGCCCTGGAAGACGTCAAGGCCCAGGACATCCAGGTGATCGACGTTCGTGAAAAGCAGAGCATCACGGACTACATGATCATCGCCACCGGTACGTCCAACCGCCAGATCGGCGCGATGCTGGACAAGGTCCGCGAAGCGGTCAAGGCCCAAGGCGTCAAGCCGCTGGGTGAAGAAGGCAAGGGTGACAGCGACTGGGTCCTGCTGGACATGGACGACGTCATCGTGCACATGATGACCGCCTCGGCGCGCCAGTTCTATGACCTGGAGCGCCTGTGGGCCGGTGCCGAGCAGAGCCGTTCGGCCAGCGCCGCGCACCACAGCCCGGAAAACCCCCATGAGCACTTCACCAAGCTCAACAAAGACCAGCAATAA
- the nadD gene encoding nicotinate-nucleotide adenylyltransferase: MGDLDPSAAVTTAPPRRIGILGGTFDPVHIGHLRGALEVADALALDELRLTPSARPPHRDTPQVSAQDRLAMVECAVAGVAPLVVDARELQRDKPSYTIDTLELMRAELAADAQVFLLLGWDAFCGLPTWHRWEELLQHCHILVLQRPDADSEPPDALRNLLAARSVSDPLALKGPSGQIAFVWQTPLAVSATQIRQLLASGKSVRFLVPDAVLAYIDAHGLYRASN; this comes from the coding sequence TTGGGCGACCTTGACCCGTCAGCCGCAGTGACGACAGCCCCGCCCCGGCGCATCGGTATCCTGGGCGGCACGTTCGACCCGGTGCACATCGGCCATTTGCGCGGTGCGCTGGAAGTCGCCGACGCCCTGGCCCTCGATGAGCTACGCCTGACGCCCAGCGCCCGGCCACCTCATCGGGATACGCCGCAGGTGTCGGCGCAGGACCGCCTGGCGATGGTCGAGTGCGCGGTGGCCGGTGTGGCGCCGCTGGTGGTGGACGCCCGCGAATTGCAGCGGGACAAACCGTCCTACACCATTGATACCCTGGAGCTGATGCGCGCCGAACTGGCCGCTGATGCCCAGGTTTTTCTGCTTCTGGGCTGGGACGCATTTTGCGGCCTGCCCACTTGGCATCGCTGGGAAGAGTTGCTCCAGCATTGCCACATCCTGGTGCTGCAACGCCCGGATGCCGACAGCGAGCCGCCGGATGCCTTGCGCAACCTGCTGGCGGCACGCTCGGTGAGCGACCCGCTGGCCCTGAAAGGGCCGAGCGGACAGATTGCATTCGTCTGGCAGACGCCGCTCGCGGTATCCGCCACCCAGATCCGTCAACTGCTGGCCAGCGGTAAGTCGGTACGTTTCCTGGTGCCCGACGCGGTCCTGGCCTACATCGATGCGCACGGGCTTTACCGTGCGTCGAACTGA